Proteins from one Arcobacter sp. F155 genomic window:
- the acnD gene encoding Fe/S-dependent 2-methylisocitrate dehydratase AcnD → MTNEKYLKDLDGVDGVKYYDVKSAVEDITPGSFEKLNYTSRVLAENLIRKCPSEDLKDSLVQLIEKRTDKDFPWYPSRVICHDILGLTAFVDLAGLREAVASKGGNPDKVNPVVPTQLIVDHSLAVECGGFDPDAFQKNRDIEDRRNADRFHFINWTKEAFNNVDVIPPGNGIMHQINLEKMSPVVHLNDGVASPDTLVGTDSHTPHVDALGVIAVGVGGLEAENVMLGNPSYMRVPEIIGVEITGERAPGITATDIALSMTSFLRENNVISAYLEFFGSGIKYLNLGDRATIANMTPEYGASAGMFAIDEQTISYLKVTGREQKQCELVEAYAKANGLWADQFDNATYARTIQFDLSKVTRSLAGPSKPHKLVPTSTLKDEGIVKEWTQEGDLIPDGGILIAAITSCTNTSNPRNVIAAGLLAKKANEHGLQRKPWVKSSLAPGSKVIEVYLKEAGLLPEMEKLGFGVVGFACTTCNGMSGALDEKIQQEVIDRDIYSTAVLSGNRNFDGRIHPYVKEAFLASPALVIAYALAGTVRFDIENDSLGKDANGNDIKLADLWPSDEEIDAVEKEFVRPEMYNNIYDPMFNRDGITAVKAEPFYKWNPNSTYIQKPPYWEDEYMQMPALKGLRPLGVFPDNITTDHLSPSNAILPDSASGEYCISKGLPIPDLNSYATHRGDHNTASRATLANPKLFNEMVKDENGNVKQGSLTKIMPEGTESRMWEAIEEYNNRKQPLIIIAGTNYGQGSSRDWAAKGVRLAGVEVLIAESIERIHRTNLVGMGVLPLQFKEGDTRFTYNIDGSETFDIEGEITPRCDLTVVMTRANGEVVKFPVLCRLDTSAEVEVYKNGGILQKFAKDVVAETK, encoded by the coding sequence ATGACAAACGAAAAATATCTTAAAGACCTTGATGGTGTAGATGGTGTTAAGTATTATGATGTAAAATCAGCAGTAGAAGATATTACTCCTGGTTCATTTGAAAAACTAAACTATACTTCAAGAGTATTAGCAGAAAACTTAATTAGAAAATGTCCAAGTGAAGACTTAAAAGATTCACTAGTTCAATTAATTGAAAAAAGAACAGACAAGGATTTCCCTTGGTATCCATCAAGAGTAATCTGTCACGATATCTTAGGACTTACAGCATTTGTTGACTTAGCAGGACTAAGAGAAGCAGTTGCTAGTAAAGGTGGAAACCCTGATAAGGTTAACCCAGTTGTTCCAACACAATTAATCGTTGACCACTCATTAGCAGTAGAGTGTGGTGGATTTGATCCAGATGCATTCCAAAAAAATAGAGATATCGAAGACAGAAGAAATGCAGATAGATTCCACTTTATTAACTGGACTAAAGAAGCATTTAACAATGTAGATGTTATTCCTCCAGGTAATGGTATTATGCACCAAATCAACCTTGAAAAAATGTCTCCAGTTGTACACTTAAATGATGGTGTTGCAAGTCCAGATACATTAGTTGGTACTGACTCACATACTCCACACGTAGATGCACTTGGTGTAATCGCTGTTGGTGTTGGTGGATTAGAAGCTGAAAACGTAATGTTAGGTAACCCTTCATATATGAGAGTTCCTGAAATCATTGGTGTTGAAATTACTGGTGAAAGAGCACCTGGAATTACTGCAACGGATATTGCACTTTCAATGACTTCATTCTTAAGAGAAAATAATGTTATCTCTGCATATTTAGAGTTCTTTGGATCTGGTATTAAATACCTTAACTTAGGTGATAGAGCTACTATTGCAAATATGACTCCTGAATATGGAGCATCTGCTGGTATGTTCGCTATTGATGAGCAAACTATTTCTTACTTAAAAGTAACAGGTAGAGAGCAAAAACAATGTGAATTAGTTGAAGCTTACGCTAAAGCAAATGGTTTATGGGCAGATCAATTTGACAATGCTACATATGCTAGAACTATTCAATTTGACTTATCTAAAGTAACTAGATCTTTAGCAGGTCCTTCTAAACCTCATAAATTAGTTCCAACTTCTACTTTAAAAGATGAAGGTATTGTAAAAGAGTGGACTCAAGAAGGTGATTTAATTCCAGATGGTGGTATTTTAATTGCTGCTATTACTTCTTGTACAAATACTTCAAACCCAAGAAACGTTATTGCTGCTGGTTTACTAGCTAAGAAAGCAAACGAACATGGATTACAAAGAAAGCCATGGGTTAAGTCTTCATTAGCACCAGGTTCAAAAGTTATTGAAGTATATTTAAAAGAAGCTGGATTACTACCTGAAATGGAAAAATTAGGATTCGGTGTTGTTGGTTTTGCATGTACTACTTGTAATGGTATGTCTGGTGCATTAGATGAAAAAATCCAACAAGAAGTAATTGATAGAGATATCTATTCAACTGCTGTACTTTCTGGAAACAGAAACTTTGATGGAAGAATTCACCCATACGTAAAAGAAGCATTCTTAGCATCTCCTGCACTTGTTATTGCATATGCATTAGCTGGTACTGTTAGATTTGATATTGAAAATGACTCTTTAGGAAAAGATGCAAATGGAAACGACATCAAGTTAGCTGATTTATGGCCATCTGATGAAGAGATTGATGCAGTTGAAAAAGAGTTTGTTAGACCTGAAATGTATAACAACATTTATGACCCAATGTTTAATAGAGATGGAATTACTGCTGTTAAAGCTGAGCCATTCTATAAGTGGAATCCAAACTCAACTTATATTCAAAAACCACCATATTGGGAAGATGAATATATGCAAATGCCTGCACTTAAAGGTTTAAGACCATTAGGTGTATTCCCAGATAATATCACAACTGACCACTTATCGCCATCAAATGCTATTTTACCAGATTCAGCTTCTGGTGAATATTGTATTTCAAAAGGTCTTCCAATTCCTGACCTTAACTCTTATGCTACGCATAGAGGTGACCACAATACTGCTTCTAGAGCAACATTAGCAAATCCAAAACTATTTAATGAAATGGTTAAAGATGAAAATGGAAATGTTAAGCAAGGTTCATTAACTAAGATTATGCCAGAAGGTACTGAGTCAAGAATGTGGGAAGCTATTGAAGAGTATAACAATAGAAAACAACCACTTATTATCATTGCTGGTACTAACTATGGTCAAGGTTCATCAAGAGACTGGGCAGCTAAAGGTGTAAGACTTGCTGGTGTTGAAGTTCTTATTGCTGAGTCAATTGAGAGAATTCACAGAACTAACTTAGTTGGAATGGGTGTATTACCATTACAATTTAAAGAAGGTGATACAAGATTTACTTACAATATTGATGGTTCTGAAACTTTTGATATTGAAGGTGAAATCACTCCAAGATGTGACTTAACTGTTGTTATGACAAGAGCAAATGGTGAAGTTGTTAAATTCCCTGTATTATGTAGATTAGATACTTCTGCTGAAGTTGAAGTTTACAAAAATGGTGGTATTTTACAAAAATTCGCTAAAGATGTTGTTGCTGAAACTAAGTAA
- a CDS encoding citrate/2-methylcitrate synthase, which yields MSGLAGVTAGQSAICTCGLGNGLNYRGYDIADLALKADFEEVAFLLLNGELPNKQELKMFRRKIIAGRQLPASVKEVLKAIPASSHPMDVMKTATSALGCIEPEAEDFSDQMDKITRLLGAFPSFLVYWHHWHVNGKEIELASDEDTIAGYIVERLKEVKPLDVEVKAMNAMLTLYAEHEFNASTFANRITASTLSDIYSCMTTGIGTLKGHLHGGANEVAIKFVLGFDNVEHALTSVDELFAKKEKIMGFGHRVYREVDPRSPIGFELAKELKELETSDPKLFDIAKAVRDKVKAEKGLPDNIDFFGGLIYHYMEIERLYYTPLFIMSRAAGWAAHAFEQRANNRIIRPSSEYTGPEPRDFVALEDRA from the coding sequence ATGAGTGGATTAGCAGGTGTTACAGCAGGTCAATCAGCAATTTGTACGTGTGGATTAGGAAATGGTCTTAACTATAGAGGTTATGATATTGCAGATTTAGCTTTAAAAGCTGACTTCGAAGAAGTTGCATTTTTACTATTAAATGGTGAATTACCAAATAAACAAGAACTTAAAATGTTCAGAAGAAAAATTATTGCAGGTAGACAATTACCAGCTTCTGTAAAAGAAGTATTAAAAGCAATTCCAGCTTCTTCTCACCCAATGGATGTTATGAAGACTGCTACTTCAGCTTTAGGTTGTATTGAGCCAGAAGCAGAAGATTTCTCTGACCAAATGGATAAAATTACAAGATTATTAGGAGCATTTCCTTCATTCTTAGTTTACTGGCATCACTGGCACGTAAATGGTAAAGAGATTGAATTAGCTTCTGATGAAGATACAATTGCAGGATATATTGTAGAAAGATTAAAAGAAGTTAAACCATTAGACGTAGAAGTTAAAGCTATGAACGCTATGTTAACTTTATATGCAGAGCACGAATTCAATGCATCAACTTTTGCAAACAGAATTACAGCATCAACTTTATCAGACATCTACTCTTGTATGACTACTGGTATTGGTACATTAAAAGGTCACTTACACGGTGGAGCAAATGAAGTTGCAATTAAATTTGTACTTGGATTTGACAATGTTGAGCACGCGTTAACTTCAGTTGATGAATTATTCGCTAAAAAAGAAAAAATCATGGGATTCGGTCACAGAGTATATAGAGAAGTTGACCCAAGATCTCCTATCGGATTCGAATTAGCAAAAGAATTAAAAGAGTTAGAAACTTCTGACCCTAAATTATTTGATATTGCTAAAGCAGTTAGAGATAAAGTTAAAGCTGAAAAAGGTTTACCAGATAATATCGACTTCTTCGGTGGATTAATTTATCACTATATGGAAATCGAAAGATTATATTATACTCCATTATTCATTATGTCAAGAGCTGCTGGATGGGCTGCTCACGCATTTGAACAAAGAGCAAACAACAGAATTATCAGACCAAGTTCAGAGTATACTGGACCTGAGCCAAGAGATTTCGTTGCTTTAGAAGATAGAGCATAA
- the prpB gene encoding methylisocitrate lyase: MSAGKKFREALKEESPLQIVGTINAYQALQATKVGHKAIYLSGGGIANASYGLPDLGMTMIEDVCIDIRRITSICDTPVIVDADTGWGHAFNVARTVKEFIRSGAAGMHIEDQVAAKRCGHRPNKELVTTEEMCDRIRAAVDAKMQLDPEFYIIARTDAHQSEGQDAAVARAKAYVEAGADAIFAEAIHTLKEYKEFCDQIDVPVLANITEFGATPMFTTEELASVGIDMVLYPLSAFRAMNKAALNVYQELKDKGTQEGVLDTMQTRMELYDMLGYHEYEKKMDELFAKGKAK; encoded by the coding sequence ATGAGCGCAGGAAAAAAATTTAGAGAGGCTTTAAAAGAAGAAAGTCCTTTACAAATTGTAGGAACAATTAATGCTTACCAAGCATTACAAGCTACAAAAGTTGGACACAAAGCTATCTACCTTTCTGGTGGTGGTATTGCAAACGCTTCTTACGGATTACCTGATTTAGGTATGACTATGATTGAGGATGTATGTATTGATATTAGAAGAATTACTTCTATTTGTGATACTCCAGTAATCGTAGATGCTGATACAGGTTGGGGACATGCATTTAATGTTGCAAGAACTGTTAAAGAATTCATTAGATCTGGTGCAGCTGGTATGCATATCGAAGATCAAGTTGCAGCTAAAAGATGTGGTCACAGACCAAACAAAGAGTTAGTTACAACTGAAGAAATGTGTGACAGAATTAGAGCAGCAGTAGATGCTAAAATGCAATTAGACCCAGAGTTCTATATTATTGCTAGAACTGATGCACACCAATCAGAAGGTCAAGATGCAGCAGTTGCTAGAGCAAAAGCTTACGTTGAAGCTGGTGCAGATGCTATTTTTGCTGAAGCAATTCATACTTTAAAAGAGTATAAAGAGTTCTGCGATCAAATTGATGTTCCAGTATTAGCAAACATTACTGAATTTGGTGCAACTCCAATGTTCACAACTGAAGAATTAGCTTCTGTTGGAATTGATATGGTACTTTACCCATTATCAGCATTTAGAGCAATGAACAAAGCTGCATTAAATGTATACCAAGAATTAAAAGACAAAGGTACTCAAGAAGGTGTTCTTGATACTATGCAAACAAGAATGGAACTATACGATATGTTAGGTTACCATGAGTATGAAAAGAAAATGGATGAATTATTTGCTAAGGGAAAAGCAAAATAA
- a CDS encoding LysE family translocator encodes MDFTLYINEFMILMTALLIALLAPGPDFAMVFKQSITYGRRASIFTSIGIGLGSSIHIIYCILGIGLIISKSIILFNIIKYLGAAYLIYLGISSLRSKGFKIDNNNTIDDKNISDFKSFMVGFLCNALNPKATLFFLSMFTVVISIDTPLFVQAIYGLFCVLLATLYFVITSLFLTKDSVRRFFNKFGAWFDRAVGAVLISLGIKIALSK; translated from the coding sequence ATGGATTTTACATTATATATAAATGAGTTTATGATTTTAATGACCGCTTTGCTTATTGCATTATTAGCTCCGGGTCCAGATTTTGCAATGGTGTTTAAACAAAGTATTACTTATGGAAGAAGAGCTTCTATTTTCACAAGTATTGGAATAGGTCTTGGAAGTTCTATTCATATAATATATTGTATATTAGGAATTGGGCTTATTATTTCAAAGTCAATTATTCTTTTTAATATTATTAAATATCTAGGTGCAGCATATTTAATCTACCTTGGAATATCAAGTTTGAGGTCAAAAGGTTTCAAAATTGATAATAATAACACAATAGATGATAAAAACATAAGTGATTTTAAATCTTTTATGGTAGGATTTTTATGTAATGCATTAAATCCAAAGGCAACACTATTTTTTCTATCAATGTTTACAGTTGTGATAAGTATTGATACTCCACTTTTTGTTCAAGCTATTTATGGACTATTTTGTGTATTACTAGCAACACTATATTTTGTAATAACTTCATTGTTTTTAACTAAAGATAGTGTAAGAAGATTTTTTAATAAATTTGGAGCTTGGTTCGATAGAGCAGTTGGTGCTGTTTTAATATCACTAGGAATAAAAATAGCATTAAGTAAATAA
- a CDS encoding TetR/AcrR family transcriptional regulator — protein sequence MSSKDRLLKVTFDEIYENGYYATSVDKILKKAKMNKGSMYHFFKSKKELMLAVIDAHIFEYIDKKYGAILDTEGNYIDAMFEVLNNKESFNFTFGCRLNTLVQELSHQDKDFKVALEKVYTHFEGILEKVFLKAKANNEIEYEDIKGLAVFVVATIEGALSTAKKSQDGMHFETCMKQLKLFFESIRKK from the coding sequence ATGAGTAGTAAAGACAGATTATTAAAAGTAACTTTTGATGAGATTTATGAAAATGGATACTATGCGACATCAGTTGATAAAATCCTTAAAAAAGCAAAAATGAACAAAGGTAGTATGTATCATTTTTTTAAATCTAAAAAAGAGTTAATGTTAGCTGTTATTGATGCTCATATTTTTGAATATATAGATAAAAAGTATGGTGCGATTTTAGATACAGAAGGTAACTATATTGATGCAATGTTTGAAGTTTTAAACAATAAAGAGTCATTTAACTTTACTTTTGGATGTAGATTAAATACTTTAGTTCAAGAACTTTCTCATCAAGACAAAGATTTCAAGGTGGCTTTAGAGAAAGTATATACTCACTTTGAAGGAATTTTAGAAAAAGTATTTCTAAAAGCAAAAGCTAACAATGAAATAGAATATGAAGATATCAAAGGTCTAGCAGTGTTTGTAGTTGCGACTATTGAAGGTGCTTTGTCAACTGCAAAGAAGTCTCAAGATGGAATGCATTTTGAAACTTGTATGAAACAATTGAAGCTTTTTTTTGAGTCAATTAGAAAAAAGTAA
- a CDS encoding autotransporter outer membrane beta-barrel domain-containing protein yields MLGKKIKLSLISASMLCSTLYSADLIINGTVTTDQIFDGSQESAEITANGHIKRDVSSDTAGIYSLDSTSRNFLDSPYTLINRGHIDIISNTGMAAGISIIDNSSTISNYGEIDAIGMNEGYGILSTFNTLSSTINNFGSIKVNTSIIGDSYGIYSYENYGNINNIGTIIAQKDNLRDDNAYSIYIANNHPGNINNTGTLDGNIFANAQLLTNSGNIILPYNANGANPAYITNFINKSNGVLEVSLQAGTAGVMGHSELKTKTATFEDGSSIKVNVQGLSSDIELLVGNTMSNVVSSSTSLDIQGTLNITDNSALLDFEYVADADSIDLNIIEGYTISNAVNSLNPNSNPNLTSIASLLDNLNGNISSMNDLFSALNALPTDSAVADAIESLLPQIGTSSFLVGSSVNSNIQALISQRQGNSSGLNSGDMILEKNKRLWLKPFASSSKQDNKDGISGFDVDSYGIGIGSDIEYKENHNFGLGLFYTNSDVDVNGLSQSSDLDIYTLLAYGSNPFLNDYTLFYQGSYSLQRTDSNRKIFTGENIDASYTSKLASLYLKLDRSFSLNNTWSLKPNVSLLYRHFSSPSYKESGSTSANLKMEEFSSTDLIPSIGLDSTYTIDDSSYFSIGTSLGYNLHDNDNSISASFVNAPNAGSFTSKGIDNGRFNYDISLSYQKEYSDSKSFDVTLSHNGVGSSFSNNAVHANFIFEF; encoded by the coding sequence ATGTTAGGAAAAAAAATAAAATTATCCCTTATAAGTGCAAGTATGCTTTGTTCTACTTTATATAGTGCTGATTTGATTATCAATGGTACAGTAACTACTGATCAGATTTTTGATGGTTCACAAGAAAGTGCAGAGATTACAGCAAATGGTCATATAAAACGTGATGTTTCGTCCGATACTGCAGGTATCTATTCTTTAGATAGTACATCAAGAAATTTTCTTGATAGTCCATATACACTAATAAATAGAGGGCATATTGATATAATTTCTAATACGGGCATGGCAGCTGGAATTAGTATAATTGACAATAGCTCAACAATTTCTAACTATGGAGAGATTGATGCTATTGGAATGAATGAAGGATATGGTATTCTTAGTACTTTCAATACTCTATCCTCTACAATAAATAACTTTGGTTCAATAAAGGTAAATACTTCTATAATAGGAGATTCTTATGGTATTTATAGTTATGAAAACTATGGAAATATAAATAATATTGGAACTATTATAGCTCAAAAAGATAATCTAAGAGATGACAATGCCTACTCTATTTATATAGCAAATAACCATCCTGGAAACATAAACAACACAGGAACATTAGATGGAAATATTTTTGCAAATGCTCAACTTCTTACAAACAGTGGTAACATAATCCTTCCATACAATGCAAATGGTGCAAATCCTGCTTATATAACAAATTTTATAAATAAATCAAATGGAGTTTTAGAAGTCTCTTTACAAGCAGGTACTGCTGGGGTTATGGGGCACTCTGAACTTAAAACAAAAACTGCAACTTTTGAAGATGGTTCAAGCATAAAAGTAAATGTCCAAGGACTAAGTTCTGATATAGAACTTCTTGTAGGAAACACTATGTCAAATGTGGTTTCATCTTCTACTTCTTTGGACATACAAGGAACTTTAAATATCACAGACAACTCTGCACTTTTAGATTTTGAGTATGTTGCTGATGCTGATTCTATTGATCTAAATATTATTGAAGGCTATACTATTAGTAATGCAGTTAATTCTTTAAATCCTAATAGTAATCCCAATCTAACCTCTATAGCCTCTTTACTTGACAATCTTAATGGAAATATCTCTTCTATGAATGATCTATTTAGTGCCTTAAATGCTTTACCTACAGACAGTGCAGTTGCTGATGCTATTGAATCTTTACTTCCTCAGATTGGAACTTCTTCTTTTTTAGTTGGTTCATCTGTTAATTCTAACATTCAAGCACTTATCTCTCAAAGGCAAGGAAACTCTTCTGGATTAAACTCTGGGGATATGATTTTAGAAAAAAACAAACGATTATGGCTTAAACCTTTTGCTTCTTCATCTAAGCAAGACAACAAAGATGGAATCTCTGGTTTTGATGTGGATTCTTATGGTATTGGTATAGGAAGTGACATTGAGTACAAAGAGAATCACAATTTTGGCTTAGGTCTATTTTATACTAATTCAGATGTAGATGTTAATGGTCTTTCTCAATCTTCAGATTTAGATATCTATACTTTATTAGCTTATGGTTCAAATCCTTTTTTAAATGATTATACTTTATTTTATCAAGGAAGTTACTCTTTACAAAGAACAGATTCAAATAGAAAGATATTTACAGGAGAAAATATAGATGCTTCATATACATCTAAATTAGCTTCACTATATTTAAAGCTTGACAGAAGTTTTTCTTTAAATAATACTTGGAGTTTAAAACCAAATGTTTCTTTACTATATAGACATTTCTCTTCTCCTTCATACAAAGAATCAGGTTCAACTAGTGCTAATCTTAAAATGGAAGAGTTCTCTTCTACTGATTTAATTCCATCAATAGGTTTAGACTCTACATATACTATTGATGATAGTTCTTATTTCTCTATTGGAACATCTCTAGGGTATAACTTACATGATAATGACAACTCTATCTCTGCTTCTTTTGTAAATGCTCCTAATGCTGGTTCTTTTACTTCTAAAGGGATTGATAATGGAAGATTCAATTATGATATCTCTTTATCTTATCAAAAAGAGTATTCTGATTCTAAAAGTTTTGATGTAACTTTATCTCACAATGGTGTTGGCTCATCTTTTTCTAACAATGCTGTTCATGCTAATTTTATTTTTGAGTTTTAA
- a CDS encoding 7TM diverse intracellular signaling domain-containing protein yields the protein MILFLFFSIYSFASLTMSKYYLSDENNQLTINEIIKKQNSEYKILTNKNSSFEFTDATIWIKVEIDKKSTFTKEYVLEMQNFYRGDIEVFDEDGKFIHKYSSFLPFSHMSYQYPKIAIPLNLEEEKTILYLKVSSFVKMTVHTKLWEEKAFQKNVLDSTVFLAVYFSGMFLLIFYNFIFYLFSKERVFLIYVLFTGSVFLSMLFRTGMGFAYIWSDYPELNQLTGREFFYMFMIFGLIFCKEYLDTKNRTPKLDKALMFAIYLGVFFVILHFILSYKDSFIFLVLMNFLSLILMFITAFYHAFVIKNKEAYYILFGWSFFIIGISLSVLMYIEVLEMNLFTQYTPEIGSFLDITLFSMALASSYRKKQLALEKSRVKLAQINKNLEKIIEEKNKDLIEKNKNLEYEVGLNSFLLKELSHRVKNNLQVILSFLSLQSKHCNKEEVKVLLDESRRRVNAISTLHELLIDTQEFNSVDIDRYLKKLLDYNKLIFNDLNIDLKIDIVSAKFPIEGATHLGLIVNELFSNSCKHAFKGIDSPKIEISLQAIDKQYTLIVKDNGRGLSENSKENLGSKIIKALISQLNGVYSLKSDDGFEYTIIFRIDDKGINNEYLDSRR from the coding sequence GTGATTTTATTTTTATTTTTTTCTATCTATTCTTTTGCTTCTCTTACTATGAGTAAGTACTATCTTAGTGATGAAAACAATCAGCTAACAATAAATGAAATAATAAAAAAACAAAATAGTGAATATAAAATATTGACAAATAAAAACTCCTCTTTTGAGTTTACAGATGCAACAATTTGGATAAAAGTAGAAATAGATAAAAAAAGTACTTTTACAAAAGAGTATGTTTTAGAGATGCAGAATTTTTATAGAGGTGATATAGAAGTTTTTGATGAAGACGGAAAATTTATACATAAGTATAGCTCCTTTTTACCTTTTTCACATATGTCCTATCAGTATCCAAAGATTGCTATTCCTTTAAACCTAGAAGAGGAAAAAACTATTTTATATCTAAAAGTATCTTCTTTTGTGAAAATGACTGTGCATACAAAACTATGGGAAGAGAAAGCGTTTCAAAAAAATGTTTTAGATAGTACTGTATTTTTAGCTGTCTATTTTTCTGGAATGTTTCTTTTGATCTTTTATAATTTTATTTTCTATCTATTTAGTAAAGAGCGAGTATTTTTAATCTATGTTCTATTTACAGGTTCAGTATTTTTATCTATGCTTTTTCGTACAGGTATGGGCTTTGCATATATTTGGTCTGATTATCCTGAGCTTAATCAGCTAACAGGACGAGAGTTTTTTTATATGTTTATGATATTTGGCTTGATTTTTTGTAAGGAGTATTTAGACACAAAGAATAGAACACCAAAGCTGGATAAGGCTTTGATGTTTGCTATTTATCTTGGTGTGTTTTTTGTGATACTTCATTTTATTTTGTCATATAAAGACTCATTTATTTTTCTTGTTCTTATGAATTTTCTTTCACTTATTTTGATGTTTATAACAGCTTTTTATCATGCATTTGTTATAAAGAATAAAGAAGCATATTATATATTGTTTGGGTGGAGTTTTTTTATAATTGGTATATCCTTATCTGTTCTTATGTATATAGAAGTTTTAGAGATGAATCTATTTACACAGTATACTCCTGAGATAGGAAGCTTTCTAGATATCACACTTTTTTCTATGGCATTAGCAAGTAGTTATAGAAAAAAACAACTAGCACTAGAAAAGAGTAGAGTAAAACTTGCACAAATCAATAAAAACCTTGAAAAAATCATTGAAGAAAAAAATAAAGACCTAATTGAGAAAAACAAAAACTTAGAATATGAAGTGGGTCTGAATAGTTTTTTACTAAAAGAATTATCCCATAGAGTAAAAAACAATCTTCAAGTTATCTTGAGCTTTTTATCATTACAAAGTAAACACTGCAATAAAGAAGAAGTAAAAGTACTTTTAGATGAAAGTAGAAGAAGAGTAAATGCGATATCAACTTTGCATGAGCTATTAATTGATACACAAGAGTTTAATAGTGTTGATATAGATAGGTATTTAAAAAAATTGCTTGATTATAATAAACTGATTTTTAATGATTTAAATATTGATTTAAAGATTGATATTGTTAGTGCAAAGTTTCCAATTGAAGGAGCAACTCATTTAGGTTTAATAGTAAATGAACTATTTAGCAACTCTTGTAAACATGCATTTAAAGGGATTGATAGTCCTAAAATTGAGATTTCTCTACAGGCTATAGATAAGCAGTACACTTTAATAGTCAAAGATAATGGAAGAGGTCTTAGTGAAAATAGCAAAGAAAATCTAGGAAGTAAAATTATTAAAGCCCTTATTTCACAATTAAATGGTGTATATAGTTTAAAAAGTGATGATGGGTTTGAATATACAATAATTTTTAGAATAGATGATAAAGGAATAAACAATGAATATCTTGATTCTAGAAGATGA
- a CDS encoding response regulator — translation MNILILEDDAIIAMDIETSLESLDSHSLYKANSMKEAVLVAQKTKIDIVISDIKIKGEANGIEASSYLQRLHKSQVIFLTSYSDEKTLLDASSVDYSGYIIKPVKEEELLANIKLLTHKIKNINSKEIINDDYYFDRRHHVLYFKKRVVIFSPKEQQLFLLLYNSKNLLVPHSIIDEIIWSNDVSDTTRRQLFFRLKAKLPDLKFEAIKYGGYILHC, via the coding sequence ATGAATATCTTGATTCTAGAAGATGATGCAATTATTGCAATGGATATAGAAACTAGCTTAGAAAGTTTAGATAGTCATAGTCTTTATAAAGCAAATAGTATGAAAGAGGCAGTATTAGTTGCACAAAAAACTAAAATAGATATTGTAATCTCGGATATTAAAATAAAAGGTGAAGCTAATGGAATAGAGGCTTCTTCTTATTTGCAACGCTTACATAAATCACAAGTTATATTTTTAACATCTTATTCTGATGAAAAAACACTTTTAGATGCTTCAAGTGTTGATTATTCTGGCTATATAATTAAACCTGTAAAAGAAGAAGAACTTCTTGCAAATATAAAACTTCTCACTCATAAAATAAAAAATATCAATTCAAAAGAGATTATAAATGATGATTACTATTTTGATAGAAGACATCATGTCTTATATTTTAAAAAAAGAGTAGTGATTTTTAGTCCAAAGGAACAACAGCTTTTTCTTCTTTTATATAATTCAAAAAATCTTTTAGTTCCTCATTCCATAATTGATGAAATAATTTGGTCAAATGATGTAAGTGATACAACCAGAAGACAACTGTTTTTTAGACTTAAAGCAAAACTTCCTGATTTGAAATTTGAAGCAATAAAATATGGAGGTTATATTCTTCATTGCTAA